Genomic DNA from Roseburia intestinalis L1-82:
ATCGTGTAATCAAAATATCCTTCCTCCACATACTGGACTTTATCGACCTCTTCCCCGTTTTCCATATGCCGGATCGTCTGTTCGACCAAAGGGGCTGTCAGCGGATTGCACTCAAAATCAGCCATGATCTTCTCATCCTGCATCACCGTAAGCGCATCTTTTACTGCATCAAATGAGATCACGATCACATCACCATCTGTTCCCATTTTCTTTCCTGCCGCCTCAAGCGCATCGATCACGCCAAACGTCATATTGTCGTTTTCACTGATCACAACATCGATATCATCGTACTTCTCTAAAAAATCTTCCATGACTTCCTGACCTTTTGCCTGTGTAAAATCGCCCGACTGTTTTTCAAGCATCACCCAGTCTGAGTGTTTTTTTAATATTTTTTCAAAACCGTCCGACCGCCCGATCTGTGCGGAGGAACCTGACGTCCCCTGCAGTGTGACTAAATGGATCGTCTCATCTTCTCTTCCCTGTTCTTTTAAATAATTTTCAAGCCACTCCCCCGCCTTTATTCCCTCTTCACAAAAATTACTTCCTACCCAGCAGCTGTAAAGGCTTTCATCGCCGACTTCCACGGTACGGTCAGAGAGAATGACAGGGATTCCTGCCTCCTTTGCCTCCTCAAGCACCGCTTCCCATCCCGTTTCCACAACCGGATCTAAAATAATATAGTCCACATCC
This window encodes:
- a CDS encoding ABC transporter substrate-binding protein, giving the protein MKSRGYGFGGDMLNKRWVSAGITVLGAIFLLAGCGEKRGQRTNGLDTEEMAGHDGCIVVGYAQVGSESDWRTTNTQSFKNIFTEENGYYLIFEDGQQKQENQVKAIRNFILQDVDYIILDPVVETGWEAVLEEAKEAGIPVILSDRTVEVGDESLYSCWVGSNFCEEGIKAGEWLENYLKEQGREDETIHLVTLQGTSGSSAQIGRSDGFEKILKKHSDWVMLEKQSGDFTQAKGQEVMEDFLEKYDDIDVVISENDNMTFGVIDALEAAGKKMGTDGDVIVISFDAVKDALTVMQDEKIMADFECNPLTAPLVEQTIRHMENGEEVDKVQYVEEGYFDYTMDLKSILKDRSY